In one Acidobacteriota bacterium genomic region, the following are encoded:
- a CDS encoding sigma-70 family RNA polymerase sigma factor, which produces MLGNLAEGDLIRRAQAGDAAAFDHLVRHYGRLVLSLARRIVRHSQDAEDVAQEAFLRFYRSLDRVDPDRPLQPWLVRLTLNAARNHVSRNPAQGEQPLTGECKGSAPGAAEASLAAGDIRKALTLALATIPERERVVFILRDLQGLEVRVIAEALKLSPVTIRRQSTSARHKVVAWIRLHRPDLLTRGE; this is translated from the coding sequence GTGCTAGGAAACCTTGCCGAAGGAGATCTGATTCGCCGGGCCCAGGCAGGTGATGCGGCTGCATTCGATCACCTCGTTCGCCATTACGGGCGGCTCGTTCTGTCCCTGGCGCGCCGCATCGTGCGGCACAGCCAGGACGCAGAGGACGTGGCCCAGGAGGCGTTCTTGCGCTTCTATCGCTCGCTGGACCGAGTGGACCCCGATCGCCCCCTCCAGCCGTGGCTCGTGCGCCTGACACTCAATGCCGCCCGGAATCACGTCAGCCGGAATCCGGCCCAGGGCGAGCAACCCCTGACAGGCGAATGCAAGGGTTCAGCCCCGGGAGCTGCGGAAGCTTCCCTCGCGGCGGGCGATATCAGGAAGGCCCTGACCCTGGCCTTGGCGACCATTCCCGAACGGGAGCGCGTCGTCTTCATCCTCAGGGATCTTCAGGGCCTCGAAGTTCGCGTGATTGCGGAGGCGCTGAAACTGAGCCCGGTGACGATTCGTCGCCAGTCCACCTCGGCGCGACACAAGGTCGTCGCCTGGATCCGGCTGCACCGGCCCGACCTGCTGACACGGGGGGAGTGA